The Candidatus Saccharibacteria bacterium region TGCTGGATCTCCGGTCTTGCCCTTCGGGCAACCCGAAGATGACGGGGTGGAGGGCTGGATTTTGGAATATGACGGGGTGGGGAGGGAACCTTGGAGGATGACGGAGTTGGGGAGGGAGATTTGAAAGATGATGGGGTGGGATCATCCTCCGAAACCCGGAGGGTTTACGGGGTAACCATTACATTCGGCTAACACTACAGGCCTGTTATTCTTAGTGCAACCAGCCATATCTGTCCAAATAAACGCATTAGAAGGTTAAAAACTGGCAAAGTATGCCAAGGTCTTATATAATTAATCTGATATGTCAAAAAATCAATACCAAGTAATTGTGATCGGAGCAGGACATGCTGGCTGTGAAGCAGCTATCGCTAGTGCCAAGATTGGAGCGAGAACGGCTTTAATCACTACTGATCTGAGCAAAGTAGCCACTACACCTTGCAACCCCTCGATTGGTGGTCCAGGCAAAGGTAATCTAGTCAGGGAGATTGGAGCCCTCGGTGGTATGATGGCCAAAGTCACTGATCAGTCTGCAATCCAAATCAAAATCCTCAATAGTGGGAAAGGTAAAGCTGTCCAAGCCTACAGAGCACAACTAGACAAAACTCTCTACAATCAAAATATGCTGGCTTCCCTCAATGGTACTAAGGGACTAGATTTGATTGAGGCTCAAGTAGCAGAGATTATCAGCACAGACAACCAGATCACTGGAATAAAACTTGTAGATGACAGACTAATCAAAACAAATGCAGTCGTTATCACTGCTGGAACTTTCCTCAATGGTGAAATTGTGATCGGAGATAGAGTAGTTCGTAAAGGTGGAAGAATTGATGAAGATAGTGTTTATACCCTAAGTGATAGCATCAAGAGACTTGGTGTATTATCAGCTAGACTCAAGACTGGTACACCACCACGAATCGCAAGGGATAGTATAGACTATGACCAAATGGAGCTTGCTCCAGGATCAGATGCAGCGATTAGTTTCAGCTACCCAAATCATCAGGTCTTGCCCCTATCCAAGCAAGAGCCTTGCTACCTCACCTACACCAATCCCGAAACACATCAAGTAATCATGGACAATCTAATCAAATCCCCAGTATTCTCAGGTATGATCAACGAACGGTCTCCTCGTAGTTGTCCAAGTCTGGACAAAAAAGTAGCCAACTTTCCAGACAAATCTCGTCATCCCATCTTTATAGAACCAGAAGGTAGGCCGGATGGTGTCGATGGTGAAAGGATGTATATCCAAGGTGCATCCCTAGCTTTTCCAGAGGAGATTCAAGAACAGATTATCCGAACAATTCCCGGTCTACAAAATGCTAGATTTATCCGTCATGGCTATGCCGTAGTTTATGATTATTTCTTACCAAGTCAACTAGACAAAACCCTGATGGTTCGTAATCAGTCAGGGCTCTATCTAGCAGGCCAGTTAATTGGCACTACTGGATACGAAGAAGCTGCTGCCCTCGGCCTAATTGCTGGAATCAATGCTAGTCTCAAAGTGCTTGATAAGCCTAGATTTGTCCTGGAAAGAGATCAAGCCTACATCGGAGTACTAATCTCTGACCTGATTAGCAAAGTACATGTCGAACCTTATCGAATGTTTACTTCAAGAGCTGAATACCGCTTGAGCCTGAGAAATGATAATGCCGACCTCAGGCTAGCTAAGCTTGGTCATGACTTAGGTCTACAATCAAAATCTTACCTAAACGAAGTGAACCATAGAAGGCAAAGGATTGACCAGGCCATCGAATTGCTCAAAACTAGCTCAGTCAAATACCAAGGCCATCCTACTACCGGCTACCAGCTACTACGTCGACCAAAAATCACCCTTGATCAGACTCTTGAGCTACTTGGACTTGATCCAAGCCTGATAGATTACACCATCTATGATACCGTAGAGTCAGAGATCAAATATAGTGGCTATTTGGATAAGCAAGAGCAGATCATTGATAAACAAAGAAGGCAATCTGAGATCAAGCTAGGTAATACCATAGATTATACCCAGATCAAAAGCCTACGCAATGAGGCAGTGGAACGACTTAGGGAAGTCATGCCTGAGACGATAGCTGATGCGATGAATATTCAAGGCATCACCCCAGCTGATCTTGAGGTATTGACTTTTAGTGTGAGATAGGGTAATATACAAATTATGACCGATCATCTAGTGTGTATAAGCAGACGCGGAGTAGATCCTGGGCACAGAGGACCTGAATTATTACTAATAGCAGGTGAGCTTCCGCTAGGGACTGTTAAACATATAATATTGGACTGCCTAAGCTGTCCAGCGAGTAAAGCTAGATGTGGACTTGCAGATGCGATGGCTAACCGGGTTTATCTTAATTACACCAAACAGGCTATGCCGATGCAGGGAACTGACGTTGTTACCACCGATCTACTAAGGCTTGCGCAGGCAGCAACACTAGCCAAAGCGGCGATGATGGATGACGCACAACCCAACGCAGTGTACTCTAAAGGAACAAAGTAAGGTCACCTCAAAGCTGATTAGATTCGCCAGGGTAACTTAACTTATTAGAATCTACCTCGTTCTGCTGAAACTTCGTTTTGTTCTTGTTCGTGAATATAGCGTTTTACTACTTCTTTATCGAACCCTACTGTACTGATTGCGTATCCCCTAGCCCAGAAATGTTCTCCGTTAAAGTTTCTAGCCTTATTATTAATCTCTCTAGCTATCACTATGGCACTCTTGACCTTAATGAAGCCCACAATGTTACTGGATATTTTGGAGGTTTTTCTATTTACATATGGACATGATCTGGCACAAGGTGTATTGGTTATCTTGCAGTCATTTTGGCTGGCTAATACATGGAATACCCGTTCTAGTTCTGGTCTAATTTCACAATAGAATATTTTTCTCCTCATTTTTGGAATAAATATTAGATGATATTTACAATCCCATCTTAAATGGGATAATGAATTATGAGAGTTATGACATAACTTGAATCCTTTTTTTAGTTGGCGAATCCATAGTCTACTCTACAGCGAAATATCCAGAGTGTTAACTCTGGATATTTTTTGTTAACCGGTAAAGGTCAACCCTTGTCTAGTCACACTAGTAGAGCTAGTGGCTTACTTATGGGATAGTTAACTATACACTTAACTCCAGGGCAAAGCTTCAAGAGGCTGGTTCTTGGCCTGGATGAATTGACAATTAACACTTATATATTCATTGATGTATAATTATTAGTATGAGCTATCAATCCTTCAAGATAGGAGTGGGCATACTAATCCTTAACGACTGCGGGGAGATATTATTAGGTGAGCGTAACGACCCCAAAGACCCTGACAATCTAGGGAGAAAAGAATTATTGGGTGGA contains the following coding sequences:
- the mnmG gene encoding tRNA uridine-5-carboxymethylaminomethyl(34) synthesis enzyme MnmG, whose product is MSKNQYQVIVIGAGHAGCEAAIASAKIGARTALITTDLSKVATTPCNPSIGGPGKGNLVREIGALGGMMAKVTDQSAIQIKILNSGKGKAVQAYRAQLDKTLYNQNMLASLNGTKGLDLIEAQVAEIISTDNQITGIKLVDDRLIKTNAVVITAGTFLNGEIVIGDRVVRKGGRIDEDSVYTLSDSIKRLGVLSARLKTGTPPRIARDSIDYDQMELAPGSDAAISFSYPNHQVLPLSKQEPCYLTYTNPETHQVIMDNLIKSPVFSGMINERSPRSCPSLDKKVANFPDKSRHPIFIEPEGRPDGVDGERMYIQGASLAFPEEIQEQIIRTIPGLQNARFIRHGYAVVYDYFLPSQLDKTLMVRNQSGLYLAGQLIGTTGYEEAAALGLIAGINASLKVLDKPRFVLERDQAYIGVLISDLISKVHVEPYRMFTSRAEYRLSLRNDNADLRLAKLGHDLGLQSKSYLNEVNHRRQRIDQAIELLKTSSVKYQGHPTTGYQLLRRPKITLDQTLELLGLDPSLIDYTIYDTVESEIKYSGYLDKQEQIIDKQRRQSEIKLGNTIDYTQIKSLRNEAVERLREVMPETIADAMNIQGITPADLEVLTFSVR
- the tnpA gene encoding IS200/IS605 family transposase, with amino-acid sequence MRQLKKGFKLCHNSHNSLSHLRWDCKYHLIFIPKMRRKIFYCEIRPELERVFHVLASQNDCKITNTPCARSCPYVNRKTSKISSNIVGFIKVKSAIVIAREINNKARNFNGEHFWARGYAISTVGFDKEVVKRYIHEQEQNEVSAERGRF